From Ignavibacteriota bacterium, the proteins below share one genomic window:
- the pepT gene encoding peptidase T → MAETALDRFLRYAKIDTQSKDDAETYPSTAKQLVLLNLLVNELQALGLKDAAIDEYGYVTATLPSNLPAGHKATGKVPVIGFIAHVDTSPSASGENVKPQVITYTGGDITLPGDPSVAIRASENPALAKNVGRKIVTTDGTTLLGADDKAGIAIIMTAVQELLADPAKLHGDIRIGFTPDEEVGNGTKFFNIKTFGAAAAYTVDGDTPGELNKETFSADSAIITVHGRNIHPGSAKGIMVNALRVIADIIVRLPKDMAPETTEGYEPYIHPHVCSGEEALATLRMLLRDFESSGLKVQEQILRRIIAEVQPLHPRAKIDLEIRESYRNMHDGLQKDPRVTECMWEATKRAGLDPQWVPIRGGTDGSRLTEKGLPTPNIFTGGQNYHGLTEWLSVDGMEQSVTTVVHLAQVWVEKSHA, encoded by the coding sequence ATGGCTGAGACAGCACTGGACCGCTTCCTCCGCTATGCGAAGATCGACACGCAGTCCAAAGATGATGCCGAGACCTATCCGAGCACAGCGAAGCAGCTCGTCCTCCTGAACCTTCTCGTCAATGAACTCCAGGCGCTCGGTCTCAAGGACGCCGCCATCGACGAGTACGGTTATGTCACGGCAACGCTTCCCTCGAATCTGCCCGCGGGTCACAAGGCCACAGGCAAAGTACCGGTCATCGGCTTCATCGCTCACGTCGACACGTCGCCGTCCGCCAGCGGCGAGAACGTCAAGCCCCAGGTCATCACCTACACCGGTGGCGACATCACGCTTCCCGGGGACCCGTCCGTTGCGATCCGCGCATCCGAGAACCCCGCGCTGGCGAAGAACGTGGGGCGGAAGATCGTCACCACGGACGGCACGACGCTGCTCGGGGCCGACGACAAGGCGGGCATCGCGATCATCATGACCGCTGTGCAGGAACTGCTCGCGGACCCGGCGAAGCTTCATGGCGACATCCGCATCGGCTTCACGCCGGACGAAGAGGTCGGGAACGGGACGAAGTTCTTCAACATCAAGACGTTCGGCGCAGCGGCGGCATACACGGTGGACGGCGACACGCCGGGGGAACTCAACAAAGAGACCTTCAGCGCCGATTCCGCGATCATCACGGTGCATGGCCGGAACATCCATCCTGGTTCCGCCAAAGGGATCATGGTGAACGCGCTGCGCGTCATCGCCGACATCATCGTCCGGCTGCCGAAGGACATGGCACCGGAGACGACCGAGGGATATGAGCCATACATCCACCCGCACGTGTGTTCCGGTGAAGAAGCGCTCGCCACGCTGCGGATGCTGCTGCGCGATTTCGAATCGTCGGGACTGAAGGTGCAGGAGCAGATCCTGCGCAGGATCATCGCCGAGGTGCAGCCGTTGCATCCCAGGGCGAAGATCGATCTGGAGATCCGCGAATCCTACCGGAACATGCACGACGGCCTCCAGAAGGATCCGCGCGTAACGGAGTGCATGTGGGAGGCCACGAAGCGGGCAGGACTGGATCCGCAGTGGGTCCCGATCCGCGGGGGCACCGACGGGTCGCGGTTGACCGAGAAGGGATTGCCGACACCGAACATCTTCACCGGGGGACAGAACTATCACGGCCTCACCGAATGGCTGTCCGTGGATGGCATGGAACAGTCCGTCACAACGGTCGTCCACCTCGCCCAGGTCTGGGTCGAGAAATCTCACGCCTGA